The sequence below is a genomic window from Ipomoea triloba cultivar NCNSP0323 chromosome 2, ASM357664v1.
GGGTGAATCCATAAGTGATGGCACACTTGCCACATTCTTGAAGAGTAAGTTTCCTTCTTAGTAAGAATGTAAGATTGAGTTCTTCACTCAAATTATTGTTCTTAGaggctctttttttttttttttatttatttatttatttatttacaccgCTCATTATCTATTGAGTAGAACCTGGTGATAGAGTAGCAGTTGATGAGGCAATTGCCCAGGTTGAAACGGATAAGGTATGTGGCCTGAtactttgtttattttaattcaagagttttcaaatttaagattaatattttatatttggacTTTCATGTCTTTCAGGTAACCATTGATGTTACCAGTCCTGAAGCTGGTATAATTCAAGAGGTACAATTGCCTAGCAAAGATATTTATTTGAGTTCATATTAGTATTTCCATTCTTGATCgtatagacttttttttttggtttctaaATATGTAATTTGTGGATTTTAATGTGCTTTTAAATCTCTTTAGTTTGTAGCCAAGGAAGGAGATACTGTGGAACCTGGCACCAAGGTTGCTGTCATTTCAAAATCTAGTGAAGGTGTGAATCATGTTGCTCCATCCGAGAAGGCTGCTCCACAACCATCTGATCCTGTTGAACAGAAAGAGAAGCCAATGACTAAAGTTGAAGCTCCTCCTGTCAAGGAAAAACCAAAGGAATCATCACCACCTCCCCCTAAAACCTCTGCTACAGAACCCCAGCTTCCCCCCAAAGAAAGGGAAAGACGAGTACGACTTACAAATTCATTGTTTTCCCCTATTCCCTGCTGCCTAATATTTatgtaaaattttcatttgagCCTTGatctcaaatatatttttatggaTGGCAGGTTCCTATGACCAGGCTTAGAAAAAGAGTTGCCACACGCTTGAAGGACTCGCAAAATACATTTGCATTGTTGACAACATTCAATGAAGTTGATATGTaagtttagacatattttatgATGATTGGAAAGGTGGATGAACTTTTGTCAGTCATATTAAGGTGACTTAATGTTTTCAAGAAACAGCAACAAACATgattaggatttaggatttTGGTTAGAATTCCTCTCAAAGCTTGATCTGTTACTGGCTGGATTCTTGTTGAAGTATTGTAGAAATCAAGAATGCAAAATTGAACATTACAATTTGCTCAGTGTAAATTGTTAATAATGCTCTGGTTCACGATTGTTATCACTTACTCCTTTCTAAACTATTGATTATTGCAGGACAAATTTGATGAAACTCCGTTCTGAATACAAGGATGCCTTTGTTGAAAAACATGGAGTGAAACTAGGACTTATGTCTGGCTTTATCAAGGTGTGTGTGGATAAGAATTTGATTCTTAAAGATGTGAATATTTTTCAGTTCCAGTCCTATGGCTAAATGCATTTTTGCACAAATTTCAGGCTGCAGTTAGTGCACTCCAGAATCAGCCAGTAGTTAATGCAGTTATAGATGGTGATGACATTATATACAGAGACTACATAGACATCAGTATAGCTGTTGGTACACCAAAGGCAAGTAAACATTTCTTTGCTTCTATTGACTTATGGCAGTCTCAACTTCATGGGACTtgagttatttttttaaatattcatattcattGGTGCATGATGAGTTCAGGAATTATGAATACTATCAAATTCCCATTATCCTTTTCTCCTTGTTCAGGGACTTGTTGTCCCAGTTATCCGTGAGGCTGACAAGATGAATTTCGCTGAGATAGAGAAGACCATGAACACACTTGCTAAAAAGGCAAATGATGGAACTATCTCAATCGATGAGATGGCTGGTGGATCATTCACAATATCCAATGGCGGTGTCTATGGAAGTCTTCTGAGTACCCCGATTATCAATCCCCCTCAGGTACCTTCATCCTCACTATTCAGTATCGCATTCGTACATCCAACCTCTATCCCATACTATTAGACCATTAACAACCTTATTATGCCTTATTGTAGTCTGCCATCCTGGGTATGCACTCAATAGTGAACCGCCCAATGGTTGTCGGAGGCAACATTGTTCCCAGGCCAATGATGTACATTGCCCTGACATACGATCATAGGCTGATCGATGGAAGAGAGGCAGTGTACTTTTTGAGAAGGATTAAGGATGTGGTTGAAGATCCACGGCGCCTGCTCCTGGATGTATGATTGCGTACTTCTGATGTTTGATCTCTTACACTCGTGTTATACCTGAGTTAATACACTCAAACGTGCACAAAACAGGAATAAACCTAACTAGGCGAAAGTTTTGTAGGATAACATTGTTGCTCGCTCTGAAATTTTCAGTACTGCTAGAGCATAGCTTACTCAGAGTGGGggccttttttaaaaattttatttgccATTGTTTTCCTGGCAAAATCCAATTTGAACCgtattttcattaatttgtgatttttgcAAACATGCCATTCCTGGTATAAGACTTGATTATATTATCATGATGTCTATTTTTGTTATTCTTTCTTTCATGTAATGACGAAAACATTTTGGCCCTCTTGGCCTCTTTGGTAGTAGAAACCTCTTCACCTCCCAAGATCATCACATTCTCATCAATGTACAATCATAACCAAATCCAATAAAGATGCAAAGATTAAATTACATTTCATTTGAATCTTTGCAACCCAATTAAACAACGATAGCCAGCTAAAGTTGCGTTAAACAAAGATGAAGAAAATTGCAATTTAGGGTGTGTGAAAAGCAGGaaatgatttttggaaaatgaggaAACAGATTCATTTtctgtttggttgcattctgaaaaactgtgtttagtaaaattgtataattatatatttttattattttatttaatatataaaataataatatttattattaaaagaaaaaaaacatgtcGATGCTCTGGTTTTCGCCTAGTCCACCAGAACGGGAGAGGGCACCCGGAAGTcatttccggaaaatgacttccaaacTTTTTGTAAGTTATTTTTCGGAAAAAAAAAGGCTCATTTTTCATGATCAACGGAATTCATTTTACGTTGCAAAACACCGAAAGtccgaaaaataatttattttccgaaaatcattttgcGGGTtactaaacacacccttaagtTTGGTTCAAATGCTTTAGTTTCAAGGATTTACAAAGCTGGATACTTTTCTTGTACTACATTATCGGGTAGTATGGTGGGAAGTGTTATGGAGACACCAACAGGTAGCGGATGGGCGGGGGTGGGACTTGAACAAGATAATGGATCTAAGTATTTGTTTAGTACTTTAGTGATGAAACCTAATGGGATGGATGTTCCATCCTTTATGACTATAGGGCATAAAAAATGGTTATTTGGGGAATTGTCAAACTTGATGGAATTCCTAAATCTAATAATCTATCATCTCTGATGGTGATCCGTGCTCAGAAGTCAGTTTCGGAAGGGCTTGTTTGCATCTTCCTCAGGAACCAACCACTCTTAAAATGTCTGACTTAATACGGAAGTAGTGAATAGGAGATGTGTTGAGCTATCCGACTATCCTGGGTTCCTACCATGGTCCATGTGCTAAGGGCAAGGTTGGACTGTTTGACGAGCCACTTTGTTTATTATTAACTACTTATTTCCTCTGCTACTAATTGCTACAATTCCGCAGATATTTTCTGTGGAAAACTATTTCAGGTAACGGCGGTAGGTTTTCTCGTCACTTCAAGAACATAAATAGCTCCCTCCCTCCCTCATACTTGTAAATTAAAACCTACCTACTTGTACGGAGTACACCCCCCTTGTATTAACACCTGCTCTTACAGTATCCAGTGCAACTGAAcatatcataattcataaatgaCACCGTCGCTAATTGGCATCTTAGAAATCTTCATACCAAGTTATATATTAAATAGGAATGAAAAGTTAAAACTAAAAGAATGAAATGGAGTTTATTTcatatacatataaaaaaaaaaaaaaaaaaacatgaggaCATGACAAATAAAATCAATGGAAGGCGGCAAGATGAAAAATGTCTAAAGATAGACTTAATTAAAAATGTAGAATTTTATGATTCTAATACACATGAAAAATGGAACTCCTTACAACATATGCATTATTAAGTTTGATGAAGCATGGTCGAGTATCATAAAGAAGCATGTTAAAAAATCCTGTAGCTACAGAAGCTAAACCCGGTGCAAAACTCACAAATTTTATGAGTGCCAGTAGTAGACATACCTATCAacttcactaaaattattacgcTCTAACTTCTATACCTTCCTTCAGCAGGTGCTCTTTCACAGATTGAATAGGTACCTGCATTGACAAGGTAATCCATAAAGAACCTTAAACATATATGGCATAGATCGTTAGTCAATCATTGTCTATGAAACTTGTATGAGTAATAGAAGCTGACCATGATAATTTGTGAAACAGatagttatgacttatgagttaTGAGCGCCTTAGTGGGATTAAGACTATAAGTTTCTGTTTATCTCCTAATAGAGTATACAATGGCTCGATGCAAACTTACCTCCTTTCGGTGGAAAATGCCAGCAGCAAGGGCAGCAGAGGCATTTGTTTCGTTGAAAACCTCCGAGAAATGCTCAACAGCTCCAGCACCACTGCTTGCAATTACCGGGATGCTTACAGCATCTGATATTAACTTGATAAGGTCTATATCAAACCCTTTTCCCTGACCTGGAAATACATACATTACAAGATAAATGAAACGTTTTATTATCACGAAAAAAGATATGCCGGGATAATGAATAATGAGCCATACACACTTGGTTGAAAAATTCCAATGCCATTTGAGAACCAACTCCAAATGGTTTTTAGATGGTATAGTGAATTAGTGATAGGCATTGAAAATAATTCTTCTTTCAAAGAAATACATGAAATCATTAATACCATCGCAGTCGATGCAGTTTAGCAGTATTTCACCAGCTCCCAATTCTTCAACAGCTTTTGCAAGCTCAAATGCTCCAATTGGTCTACCTTCTCGTCCACCATTCACCTTAAAATAGGTCAATAAAAAGCTCATTTTTGGGGCTTAAAGAGTAACATATTGAGCATATATGATCCTACTAAAGCAAACTATCTATAAACATAGCTAAAAAGCTAATGATAAATACACAAATGTAATAATCATATTTATAAACAAGATGGGTGTTGAATGGCAACTCACTGTGCACTGATACCAAGCATATTCTTCACCATTTGGACCTGAAACCAGTAGCACCAAAAAGCAAAAGTCACATAAAATCTATCTCAGACAGAGATGGCTTCTTCAAACCTAGATGAGAGCATGTACGCATGTTTCTCTGTAGAGGAGTCTTTCCAAGGTTCTCCTCGTTCAATCTTCTTTATGCATTAGAAAAAGTCAAAAGCATAAAGCATAAAGCAAGAATCCAAACTATTCACTGCCTTACCTAGGTTTCGCACTTTGACAGCCTTGAACTCTACATCTTTTGGGTCCTTCAAATACACCCTCCTTGGATCAATACTTACAACCACTGCCTGCAAAACAAAAGCCACATTTCTTTCACATAAGCCATCCACTCTAGGTAGGCAAACCAGAGAGTGGCACTTACACAGATCTAAATTAAGCTACTTACACAACACATTAAGATGATAATACTACTGAATAGCtatcttttcttcttttggtCACAGTTAGTATACTTAGCCAGattatttgttaaatattaattcaattttaCTTTATTCTTTTCCCACTATCCAAATAAACATTCCATTGATTCCACTTTCCACAGAACCACCCTCCTCCAGCCAGAAGAAAACAGTAGCTGGTTGTAGCATAAAAATTGGACCCAAAATACAAGTCAGGTATCACAAAATGCAAGTTCAACTAATAGGCTGCGGAAAAGTACATATACAATGGCTAGTATATATAAGTGTCTTGACTTCTCTTAGTCAAAATCCAAATTTTCAACGACTTGTACCTGATTCCCATAAACTCTAGAGATCTGCTCCAGACTGCTTTTTCCAGTTTTTACCTTGCACaacagagagaaaaaaaaaatcatttgaaggGTCAGTACAGAAGTGATCAAGAAAGCAGAATAAACAGGTCTATGATGTGAATATCATCAAGAAGAACTGTACATACTCCAGATTTCAAATATTCTTCAGCAGCATATACTGCATCACTTCCTATAGAGACCTTGTCAGCACCAGATCTGAAATACTCAGAAGCAACTTCCAAACTAGAGTAGTACCTGAAAAAAGCATTCATTCTATTGAATAGGAAATTGTGCATATTATAGAGGTTCTGTAAGTAGAGGAGTCATTTAATCTATCAAACTAAGAGTGCATTTGGAAGATGAGTTAGAGTGGTGGCGATGAGATTGGAGCAGTTATTCCCCCAGTTGAAATTTTTGTAAATAGAAGCGGTGGATTACTTCAATCAAGGACTCACAGTTCATCCAAAGAGCAGTTGAGTGGTCCACTACTCTCCCAAACACAGCCTAAGAAGTTGGAGGCATCAATTGATATTGAGGAAAAGTTCCTAAAACAATGACCAAATTTACCTGCCATTTCCATCAGTGAAGTCTCTAATACCGCCTCCAACAGTTAAAGGCACAAAAACATTCTCTGATGTGTACCTCAATACCTATATGATAAATTCCAAAAATAGCCTATTAAATTCTGATAAAAACAACCCTGGATTTACTATAGACGGTTAGTTAATAGTAGTCACTGAGCACAAAGAAGGGGAAGAGCATGTCAAGTCAGAGTTACAGAGTGTAGCAGAAAATTACATTGTTGTAGCTGATAGTCTGTTACAGACCACTGTTACACCCCCTTCCCCATCTGCCATATAGAATTTTGGCGTGCAATAGAAGGACCTGGGAGTATTTGGTTGGTGGTTATGAGGTACAGAAATGGTACTGAAACTAATTAATGTTGTTTGTTTAGGGGATTCCACAAGAATGAGAATGGATTGAGACAGGAATGACTTTTATCCATTACCATTTTATTTGCAGGTATCATGTCATTTCAGCATTAAATACCCTGCTGCACTGTTTCCCTTTGTCTCCACTTCAAACTCCCTTTGTCTTCCTTTAAACATACCTCCCACTTACCAGTTTCCCCCAATATCCCCCACAATGCACACagagtttgaactttgaagcaaACACAAACTGTACTGCAAGTTTTTGACAATCCCTGAATCACATCACAACCCTCCCTGGCCTGACCTCCATCCTCCACCACCCACCTTGATCCTACCTCCACCATCTATTCCCCTATAACATGCCTTCATTGTCCACCCACCAAAATAAGGGTAAGCTAATTTTGGTGTATATGTTTTTGGTAAGTGCACATGTAATCGATTTATGGCATGAAGGTTGGTATCTAGCATTTTtatttaggaaaaagtgtcaaataggccatcaaacttttgtgCTATCTGCAATTGGACCATCAAACAAAAATCATGTGCAATTAAAACATCTaacaataatgtttttttttttaaatccaattAGCATTAAATGTTGGCACATATGTGGACATTACGTGGCaaaggaataaattttttaaaaaaataaaaataaaaacagatgTTTTATTTGCACATGCTTTTTGTTCAGTTGTCTAATTGGGCAAACTGCAAAAGTTTggttgcctatttgacactttttccttttttttttattatatgtttttaagAAAGaagattttttctttctttattaagTTAAGCCAAAAAACAAAGGGCTTGTTCAGCaaatggaaatttttttttaatttttcctgaAAAGTAGAAAACTAAAATGGACAGTGTTCAAGACTTCAAGTTGAAATATTCTCCAAACTAAaaaatggaaacaaattttcaacatttccaACATTTTAACAAAGTTAGAAAACAGGTTGGTGAACAGTGCAAAATACTGTTCACCTGCCATTGGTGTGGCTTTCTGTGTACAGATGCTTTTCCATTACTAAGCAGGCTCTTAATGATTCCCATTCCATTTGTATACCAAACTTAATACCATTATCCCATTTTTATTCCCATATTTGAACAAACCACTTAGAACttttgtaccaatttttgtGGAAGTAGTTGGAACATCATAATCCATTGAAAAAGAATGAGGATTGATTATACTTGGGATCGAAATTTTAACAATAATAGCAAGAATCATTTATCACAAAAACCCACTTGATTGACTTCCAACTGAAAGATAAACAAAGCCATAAAAATGATTACAAAAACTGAACATCAAGTAAATTATGAAACAACAAACCTGCAACATTGGTAGATCGCCAAGAGGGAAGTCTCTGAAACCAGTAATATTCAAAAAGCTAACCTGGAATGTCACATATACAGCAAAGATATATCACAATAGTATAAGACATAGTCACATAGCAACAATGAATAACATGATGCCTACCTCATCGGCTCCATCCTTGTAATACTGTCCAGCAAGATCTACTGGCTTACCAAGGTTTCTGACCTTCAGTAAAGGGCAACCAAATTTAGCAATATTACCAAAACAGGACTCAGCATCAAATGACTAGAAAACATTATCCAAGATGCAGGTCATGAGCACTAAATCCTTTATGAACCAGACAATCCAACAACTACGTTTGATCCATGtggaaaagatgtgaacaaaaaGCATTTCTTCAGAAATTTTTATCCCACAACCACCCCCAAAAATgacagagaaaaagaaaaagaaactggTGACTGCAGGACAAGATCAGGCTCTTTAGTTGTACTTATGTGTTTGCCTTACCTCATTTTCTTTTGTGTGCTCTCTTACATCATATTGGTCACCTTTTGTTACAACAAGATCACCGTTATCATTAGCCCTGACATCAAGACATGCAATAACCTGACAAGTTGCAGAAAACATCATAAGTTTTGATTTCTGGTAGAAAGTTTATAGTAGTTAGAATCATTATCAAGTCTGACAAATCTGATTGCCACAACCCACCCTCTTTGCAAGTTTAGAGGCCTTTCCTTGGACTGGCTTCTGTCTTCACAGGAAGATTTCCATTTGTTAGACAAACATTCAAAAAGCACAGAATAAAGTCACAAGTTTGATGGGTACCTTTGTTCTTTTGGACTCTTGGTTCAAGAACCTTTCCAAGATAGAAAGGCCAACATCTGAAAAGACACACAAAAGAAGTATAAAATATGTTGTTCTTGTAGGATTTGAGACATTCATACTGCTAGAGCTTAAACAAGCGCTAGTAGAAGCATATAAATTGATGTCAGTGATAGACAGATAGTTAGACATATATTGACATTTCCTTCACAAAGCCTCTTCAACAAAAAGCCCATAAGTGGCTCAGTAACCCTCTAAGTGCTTGTTAGGCAGAAGTAGGATAAGATCATAAGAGGTAAAAGATCTTTGTTAGAAAGAGCTTATATTAAAGAACTTTTTTAAGGagctatttttatatttggtaaacatcttatattttcttttctcacTTAAAGACCCAGGTCTACATCAAAAAACCTCTTCTTAGAAAAGCCTCAATTTGACGCATCTCAGAAAAGAGGCAAATTGCCTCTTATCCACTATGAAAAGCACTCtgtaaaaaaaaaccatatttGTCTCAGGCTTATGGTTTCTTGGAATAAATAAGAGGAAATAAGCTCCTGGCAAAGCAAACACTAGACATTTCTTCCCACCCTCGCCTTTCCAGACCAAAACAAACCATGTTTTAAGGTAACAGAGAGAGAGGCATAAAGCACATACTGACTTCATAATTAACTGCATCTGcactatttagtatttaccCACAAACATCCCTCTTTATTTAGATAGACACTGGTTCGtgtgaaatataaaattttgcttACTATGTTTCCACAGAAAGGTTAAATTTTAGGGTTTCTTTTTCCCGCTAATCTTTACTTTTTTACTTGACATTAAAAGGCACATGGATGTCAAACCATACCACCACTCTTCTCAGGGTGGAACTGAACAGCATGTACATTTCCCTTTCTGATAGATGCTATGAAATTGTCGCCATAATTGCATGTAGATGATACCCAGTCTTGATTATCACCTGACTGAAAGAAGTTGTCAGATGTCAGAACCAAGTTACTGACATGCAAAACAGAAGACTAGCTATCAGCCTATCAATAAAAGAGGGCAAAAAATTTACTGGTATTGCCCGATAAGAATGAACAAAGTAGACATGTCGGTTTCCAATTTCATCCAAGATCCCTGAGTCTTTTGTTATTTCAAGTGCATTCCATCCAATATGAGGTACCCTTATGCCTTTAGATGAATCAAAACGTCCAACTACTCCAGGGATTAAACCAAGACCTTTTACtgaaaaaaatgatgaattgtTAGCCAATAAATATTCTGCTACACCTTAGAAGGAATTGATTGATGAGATCAGATAAAAATTGCAACCCTCATCTTAAAAAAAGCTCATTACCTGGACCATTCTCATCACTCGATTCAAATAGTAGTTGCAAGCCAAGACAAATGCCCAGAAATGGGCGATCTTGTTCAATGTAAGTACAGAGTGCTTCAGCCATTCTACAAAGCATAGTTCACATAAATAGAAGAAACTTGAGAGCATTGACCAATAAAACTACAAAAAGAAACACCTAATAAACAAATCACTGAATCACTATATGTACAAACATCCCAGAATGTCTGTCCACTGACCATTGGCCATTGGGAATATCTCCTACAAGAGTCTTACCCATTCTTGTTTAGCACATCCATAGCAGCAGCAAAGGCACCTACTCCAGGGAAAATGAGGCGTTTGGCTTTCAAGATGTCCTCTGGTGTTTGTACCTGAAAAGGACACAGAAAACTAAGCTCAAAAAAATACAAGAGAATAAAGCACAGGAATCTTCCTACAGTCCTATACTTCCCAAAATGAATCTCCAATCTTTCTTTCAATTGCAAATCATAAAAGCATTGCCATGTCTTTCCTCAGTTTTCTAAAATACAACACTTTCGGTACAATTCTTCCTCCTTGGATGGATAaggcattttttaaaaataaataaataaataaaagagttgaATAAAGTTGAAaagaattgaaaagaaaacCTACATCTTTGATTCCAAAGCCAAGAAATCGAATTGCA
It includes:
- the LOC116011084 gene encoding imidazole glycerol phosphate synthase hisHF, chloroplastic-like — protein: MEAATFTSASQFLAVGNPASSSSCYGSYSPRLLRYKLNTNALKFKAHTSSSIRASASSDGDSVVTLLDYGAGNVRSVRNAIRFLGFGIKDVQTPEDILKAKRLIFPGVGAFAAAMDVLNKNGMAEALCTYIEQDRPFLGICLGLQLLFESSDENGPVKGLGLIPGVVGRFDSSKGIRVPHIGWNALEITKDSGILDEIGNRHVYFVHSYRAIPSGDNQDWVSSTCNYGDNFIASIRKGNVHAVQFHPEKSGDVGLSILERFLNQESKRTKKPVQGKASKLAKRVIACLDVRANDNGDLVVTKGDQYDVREHTKENEVRNLGKPVDLAGQYYKDGADEVSFLNITGFRDFPLGDLPMLQVLRYTSENVFVPLTVGGGIRDFTDGNGRYYSSLEVASEYFRSGADKVSIGSDAVYAAEEYLKSGVKTGKSSLEQISRVYGNQAVVVSIDPRRVYLKDPKDVEFKAVKVRNLGPNGEEYAWYQCTVNGGREGRPIGAFELAKAVEELGAGEILLNCIDCDGQGKGFDIDLIKLISDAVSIPVIASSGAGAVEHFSEVFNETNASAALAAGIFHRKEVPIQSVKEHLLKEGIEVRA
- the LOC116004842 gene encoding dihydrolipoyllysine-residue succinyltransferase component of 2-oxoglutarate dehydrogenase complex 2, mitochondrial-like, with amino-acid sequence MLGVLRRKVASGAASAPTLGKSLRRIQPGAATPRVCCAAREESFIHPRGCYQAQNFCQLVLGHSMDMRPQRGIMTNAHQSGILQNWSRPYCSSGGDLVDAVVPFMGESISDGTLATFLKKPGDRVAVDEAIAQVETDKVTIDVTSPEAGIIQEFVAKEGDTVEPGTKVAVISKSSEGVNHVAPSEKAAPQPSDPVEQKEKPMTKVEAPPVKEKPKESSPPPPKTSATEPQLPPKERERRVPMTRLRKRVATRLKDSQNTFALLTTFNEVDMTNLMKLRSEYKDAFVEKHGVKLGLMSGFIKAAVSALQNQPVVNAVIDGDDIIYRDYIDISIAVGTPKGLVVPVIREADKMNFAEIEKTMNTLAKKANDGTISIDEMAGGSFTISNGGVYGSLLSTPIINPPQSAILGMHSIVNRPMVVGGNIVPRPMMYIALTYDHRLIDGREAVYFLRRIKDVVEDPRRLLLDV